One Setaria italica strain Yugu1 chromosome I, Setaria_italica_v2.0, whole genome shotgun sequence DNA window includes the following coding sequences:
- the LOC101785967 gene encoding probable mannan synthase 6 — MEGGHALRAAGDVFFRASDDQLSISPVIAAAVVEWCVQAWGKVRAELLVPLLRATVVMCMVMSVIVLAEKVFLGTVSSVMKLRRRRPWRMYRCDPIARPDEEDAGSEAYPMVLVQIPMYNEKEVYQLSIGAACRLTWPVDRLIVQVLDDSTDAVIKELVKSECERWAAEGINIKYETRKDRAGYKAGNLKEGMRHAYVRGCEFVAMFDADFQPAPDFLVKTVPFLVHNPSVALVQTRWKFVNANDCLLTRMQEMSMDYHFKVEQEAGSSLCNFFGYNGTAGVWRTQAIVESGGWEERTTAEDMDLALRAGLLGWEFVYDGSIKVKSELPSTLKAYRSQQHRWSCGPALLFKKMFWEILSAKKVSVWKKLYMIYDFFIARRIVGTFFTLFFFSILIPLIILFPEAQIPVWELIYIPTAIILLNSVGTPRSIHLILLWVLFENAMALHRFKAILIGFFEADRANEWIVTQKLGNLQKLKSIASVTGNGRFKDRFHCLEIFIGLFLLVSACFDYIYRDDYLYLFVLPQSIMYFAIGFQFIGLSLSED, encoded by the exons ATGGAAG GTGGCCACGCgctgcgcgccgccggcgacgtctTCTTCCGCGCCTCCGATGATCAGCTCTCCATCTCCCCGgtgatcgccgccgccgtcgtcgagtGGTGCGTCCAGGCGTGGGGGAAGGTCAGGGCGGAGCTCCTCGTGCCGCTGCTTAGGGCCACGGTGGTGATGTGCATGGTCATGTCGGTGATCGTGCTGGCGGAGAAGGTGTTCCTGGGGACGGTCAGCTCCGTGAtgaagctgcggcggcggcggccgtggcggatGTACAGGTGCGACCCCATCGCGCGCCCCGACGAGGAGGATGCTGGCTCCGAGGCATATCCCATGGTGCTCGTCCAGATCCCCATGTACAACGAGAAGGAG GTGTACCAGCTATCAATAGGGGCAGCATGTAGGCTCACATGGCCGGTGGATCGATTAATAGTGCAGGTCCTGGACGACTCCACGGACGCCGTCATCAAG GAGCTTGTGAAGAGCGAGTGCGagcggtgggcggcggaggggatCAACATCAAGTACGAGACGCGCAAGGACAGGGCCGGGTACAAGGCCGGGAACCTCAAGGAGGGGATGCGCCACGCCTACGTCCGGGGCTGCGAGTTCGTCGCCATGTTCGACGCCGACTTCCAGCCGGCGCCGGACTTCCTCGTCAAGACCGTCCCGTTTCTCGTCCACAACCCCAGCGTCGCGCTTGTGCAGACGCGCTGGAAGTTCG TAAATGCCAACGACTGCTTGCTGACAAGAATGCAAGAGATGTCCATGGACTACCATTTCAAGGTGGAGCAGGAAGCTGGCTCTTCACTCTGCAACTTCTTTGGCTACAACG GAACCGCTGGAGTGTGGAGAACACAAGCGATTGTCGAGTCCGGTGGTTGGGAGGAACGAACTACTGCTGAGGACATGGACTTGGCACTTCGAGCAGGCCTCTTGGGTTGGGAATTCGTTTACGATGGCAGCATAAAG GTTAAGAGTGAGCTGCCCAGCACTCTGAAGGCATACCGGTCCCAGCAGCATCGCTGGTCATGCGGCCCTGCGCTGCTGTTCAAGAAAATGTTTTGGGAAATTCTTTCTGCCAAG AAAGTGTCGGTTTGGAAGAAGTTGTACATGATCTATGACTTCTTCATTGCCCGGAGGATCGTCGGCACATTCTTCACCTTATTCTTTTTCAGCATTCTGATTCCGCTGATCATTCTATTCCCTGAAGCGCAGATCCCTGTGTGGGAGTTGATCTATATCCCCACAGCTATCATTCTCCTTAATTCAGTTGGGACTCCGAG ATCTATCCATCTGATTTTACTGTGGGTCCTATTTGAGAATGCAATGGCATTGCATCGATTTAAAGCCATTTTGATAGGATTTTTCGAAGCTGACAGGGCCAATGAATGGATTGTCACACAGAAGCTGGGGAATTTGCAGAAGCTAAAGTCCATTGCCAGTGTTACAGGGAACGGTCGTTTCAAAGACAG GTTCCATTGTCTTGAGATATTTATCGGACTGTTCCTTCTGGTGTCTGCTTGCTTTGACTACATATACAGAGATGACTATTTATACCTCTTCGTTCTTCCTCAATCCATCATGTATTTTGCAATCGGTTTTCAGTTCATTGGTCTCAGTCTCTCCGAAGACTGA
- the LOC101785561 gene encoding soluble starch synthase 2-2, chloroplastic/amyloplastic: MSGAIASSSSAFLLLVASSSPRRRRSRVGAALRSYRYSYGGAELRLHWTRRGLLRNGAAVVRAAAEPAGGEGEEAAAAGESSTPKGVTVQGSKAKAAGSAPPPKPVTSAPKQRHSAAKQNGALGSSSASKPGAPASEPIAESTAPVSERTETETDASAKVEEPKPTALDDAKESVGIAEPVEAKAGAAVAADAATSAADGSEDKEPGPLAGPNVMNVVVVASECAPFCKTGGLGDVVGALPKALARRGHRVMVVIPRYGEYAEARDLGVRRRYRVAGQDSEVTYFHSYIDGVDFVFIEAPPFRHRHNDIYGGERLDVLKRMILFCKAAVEVPWYAPCGGTVYGDGNLVFIANDWHTALLPVYLKAYYRDNGLMQYARSVLVIHNIAHQGRGPVDDFFNFDLPEHYIDHFKLYDPVGGDHSNVFAAGLKMADRVVTVSRGYLWELRTSEGGWGLHDIINQNDWKLDGIVNGIDMSEWNPAVDVHLHSDDYTNYTFETLDTGKRQCKAALQRQLGLQVRDDVPLIGFIGRLDHQKGVDIIADAIHWIAGQDVQLVMLGTGRPDLEEMLRRCEAEHGDKVRAWVGFSVPMAHRITAGADVLLMPSRFEPCGLNQLYAMAYGTVPVVHAVGGLRDTVAPFDPFADAGLGWTFDRAEANRMIDALGHCLNTYRNYKESWRGLQARGMAQDLSWDHAAELYEDVLVKAKYQW; encoded by the exons ATGTCGGGGGCAATCGCTTCCTCGTCCTCggctttcctcctcctcgtcgcctcctcctcgccgcggcggaggcggagcagggTGGGCGCTGCCCTGCGATCGTACAGGTACAGCTACGGCGGCGCGGAGCTGCGGTTGCATTGGACTCGGCGGGGCCTGTTGCGGAATGGAGCGGCGGtggtgcgcgccgccgcggagccggCTGGGGGCGAGGgtgaggaggccgcggcggcaggAGAGAGCTCCACGCCCAAGGGGGTCACCGTGCAGGGCAGCAAGGCCAAG GCTGCAGGTTCTGCTCCACCTCCCAAACCTGTGACATCCGCGCCGAAGCAACGTCACAGCGCTGCAAAGCAAAATGGGGCGCTTGGGAGCAGCAGTGCGAGCAAACCTGGCGCGCCAGCGTCCGAACCCATAGCCGAGTCGACAGCGCCTGTCTCCGAGAGGACCGAGACAGAAACAGATGCCAGCGCGAAGGTTGAAGAACCGAAGCCCACCGCATTGGATGATGCTAAGGAAAGCGTTGGCATCGCTGAACCGGTGGAAGCTAAGGCTGGTGCCGCTGTGGCTGCGGATGCAGCGACGAGTGCTGCCGATGGCAGTGAGGACAAGGAACCTGGCCCTTTGGCTGGTCCGAATGTGATGAATGTCGTCGTGGTGGCTTCTGAATGTGCTCCTTTCTGCAAAACAG GTGGTCTCGGAGATGTTGTGGGTGCTTTGCCCAAGGCTTTGGCGAGGAGAGGACATCGTGTTATG GTCGTGATACCAAGGTATGGAGAGTACGCAGAAGCCCGGGATTTAGGTGTACGGAGACGTTACAGGGTAGCTGGACAG GATTCAGAAGTGACTTATTTTCATTCTTACATTGATGGAGTTGATTTTGTATTTATAGAAGCCCCTCCCTTCAGGCACAGGCATAATGATATTTATGGAGGAGAAAGATTG GATGTGTTGAAGCGCATGATTTTGTTCTGCAAGGCTGCTGTTGAG GTTCCGTGGTATGCTCCATGTGGTGGTACCGTCTACGGTGATGGCAATTTAGTTTTCATTGCTAATGATTGGCATACTGCACTTTTGCCTGTCTATCTGAAGGCCTACTACCGAGACAATGGTTTGATGCAGTATGCTCGCTCTGTTCTTGTGATACACAACATTGCTCATCAG GGCCGTGGCCCTGTAGACGACTTCTTCAATTTCGACTTGCCTGAACACTACATCGACCACTTCAAACTGTACGATCCCGTCGGTGGCGATCACAGCAACGTTTTCGCTGCCGGGCTGAAGATGGCAGACCGGGTGGTCACCGTCAGCCGCGGCTACCTGTGGGAGCTGAGGACGTCTGAAGGCGGGTGGGGGCTCCACGACATCATAAACCAGAACGACTGGAAGCTGGACGGCATCGTGAACGGCATCGACATGAGCGAGTGGAACCCGGCGGTGGACGTGCACCTGCACTCGGACGACTACACCAACTACACGTTCGAGACGCTGGACACGGGCAAGCGGCAGTGCAAGGCCGCCCTGCAGCGGCAGCTGGGTCTCCAGGTCCGCGACGACGTGCCGCTGATCGGGTTCATCGGGCGGCTGGACCACCAGAAGGGCGTGGACATCATCGCGGACGCCATCCACTGGATCGCGGGGCAGGACGTGCAGCTGGTGATGCTGGGCACGGGTCGGCCGGACCTGGAGGAGATGCTGCGGCGGTGCGAGGCGGAGCACGGTGACAAGGTGCGCGCGTGGGTGGGGTTCTCGGTGCCCATGGCGCACCGCATCACGGCGGGCGCGGACGTCCTGCTGATGCCGTCGCGGTTCGAGCCGTGCGGGCTGAACCAGCTGTACGCGATGGCGTACGGGACGGTGCCCGTGGTGCACGCCGTGGGCGGGCTCCGGGACACGGTGGCGCCGTTCGACCCGTTCGCGGACGCCGGGCTCGGGTGGACGTTCGACCGCGCGGAGGCCAACCGGATGATCGACGCGCTCGGGCACTGCCTCAACACGTACCGGAACTACAAGGAGAGCTGGCGGGGCCTGCAGGCGCGCGGCATGGCGCAGGACCTCAGCTGGGACCACGCCGCGGAGCTGTATGAGGACGTGCTCGTCAAGGCCAAGTACCAGTGGTGA